Proteins encoded within one genomic window of Sphingomonas sp. KRR8:
- the rpmA gene encoding 50S ribosomal protein L27, with protein MAHKKAGGSSRNGRDSQSKRLGVKKFGGEQVLAGNIIVRQRGTKWYPGNNVGLGKDHTLFALTSGQVEFRDGLLGRKYVHVSAIMPTMDAAE; from the coding sequence ATGGCACATAAAAAGGCTGGCGGCTCGTCACGGAACGGCCGCGACTCACAGAGCAAGCGCCTCGGCGTGAAGAAGTTCGGCGGTGAGCAGGTGCTCGCCGGCAACATCATCGTGCGTCAGCGCGGCACCAAGTGGTATCCGGGCAACAATGTTGGCCTGGGCAAGGACCATACCCTGTTCGCGCTGACCAGCGGACAAGTCGAGTTTCGCGACGGCCTGCTTGGCCGAAAGTACGTCCACGTGTCGGCGATTATGCCGACGATGGACGCCGCGGAATAG
- a CDS encoding GNAT family N-acetyltransferase, giving the protein MFARTERLLLRPGWAEDAPALAQAIADEQIVRNLSVVPWPYGLKEAEAFLGAPKDPCLPSFLAFARTSADPELVGACGLVRRPTGSVELGYWIARPHWNNGYATEAATQLIAIARTLGLPRLAAFHFLDNPASGRVLEKLGFTPTGLVGPRYSCGRAAEAPARQLALGLAQRAEKLAA; this is encoded by the coding sequence GTGTTCGCGAGAACCGAAAGACTGCTGCTGAGACCCGGCTGGGCCGAAGACGCTCCGGCGCTCGCCCAGGCGATCGCCGACGAGCAGATCGTCCGCAACCTGTCGGTCGTGCCCTGGCCCTATGGCCTGAAGGAGGCCGAAGCTTTCCTGGGTGCGCCCAAGGACCCGTGCCTGCCGAGCTTCCTGGCATTCGCCCGCACCAGCGCTGACCCGGAACTGGTCGGCGCTTGCGGTCTTGTCCGGCGCCCGACCGGGTCTGTCGAGCTTGGCTATTGGATCGCCCGCCCGCACTGGAACAACGGCTATGCAACCGAGGCAGCGACCCAGCTGATCGCGATCGCGCGCACGCTGGGCCTGCCGCGCCTGGCCGCCTTCCACTTTCTCGACAACCCGGCGAGCGGCCGGGTTCTCGAAAAGCTTGGCTTCACCCCCACCGGCCTCGTCGGGCCGCGCTACAGCTGCGGCCGCGCCGCGGAGGCACCGGCCCGGCAGCTCGCGCTCGGCTTGGCGCAACGGGCGGAGAAGCTTGCGGCATAG
- the pgsA gene encoding CDP-diacylglycerol--glycerol-3-phosphate 3-phosphatidyltransferase → MLSLPNLLTLSRILAVPILVFLLWRPVPVDYLVTFVLYCIVGITDYFDGYLARANGQISRLGQFLDPIADKIMIAAVIVMLISTRHASEDPIIAGIHILPALTILLREIIVSGLREFLAPLHVSVPVSQLAKWKTTFQLVSLGALILAGGVPHAPWIHTVGLFSLWAAALLTLFTGWDYLRLGLRHMD, encoded by the coding sequence GTGCTGTCGCTTCCAAACCTGCTGACCTTGTCCCGCATCCTGGCGGTGCCGATCCTCGTCTTCCTGCTGTGGCGTCCGGTTCCGGTCGACTATCTGGTCACCTTCGTTCTTTACTGCATTGTCGGCATCACCGACTATTTCGACGGCTATCTTGCCCGCGCGAATGGGCAGATCAGCCGGCTTGGCCAGTTTCTCGACCCGATCGCGGACAAGATCATGATCGCCGCCGTGATCGTGATGCTGATCTCGACCCGCCATGCGAGCGAGGATCCGATCATTGCCGGCATCCACATCCTGCCCGCGCTGACCATCCTGCTGCGCGAGATCATCGTCTCGGGCCTGCGCGAGTTCCTGGCGCCGCTGCACGTCTCGGTTCCCGTCAGCCAGCTGGCCAAGTGGAAAACGACCTTCCAGCTGGTGTCGCTGGGCGCGTTGATCCTCGCGGGCGGCGTGCCCCACGCGCCGTGGATCCACACGGTCGGGCTGTTCAGCCTGTGGGCGGCCGCGCTGCTGACGCTGTTCACGGGCTGGGACTATCTGCGCCTCGGCCTCAGGCACATGGATTGA
- a CDS encoding MFS transporter → MQNVTHLLRSRRFLPLFVTQFCNAFNDNLFRTAMIMLVIYGVYRSEAQEAAFSAIAGGLFILPFFLLSALSGQLADAIDKTRIVRAVKNAEIGIMLVGAGGLMLHNVPLMLVALTAMGVHSTFFGPIKYALLPQHLEADEVLGGTGLVEAGTYIAILGGTILGGILVVEQSDGSYHAGLAAAGVLVVAVLGRIAGQFVPPAPPVDEPEDEGFPARGLDWHILRASIRLVRATLHIPRLFLAIMAISFFWAIGAVLAAQFPPLVKNVFNGSQSVATLFLAIFSVGVAVGSLVINRLLKGEVSARFAPASALLMGAFVFVLYLLARTWPQGSGSLIDVSVFLTNKKAWWVIATLFGVAVAGGMFVVPLYAFLTTTVPKSETARTVAANNIVNAGAMVLGAVLLLGLTWLGVSIAGTLLLVSAGTVVSAWLGWKLHLACD, encoded by the coding sequence ATGCAGAATGTTACCCATCTGCTGCGTTCGCGGCGCTTCCTGCCACTGTTCGTCACGCAGTTCTGCAACGCCTTCAACGACAACCTTTTTCGTACGGCCATGATCATGCTGGTGATCTACGGCGTGTATCGGTCCGAAGCGCAGGAAGCGGCGTTCAGCGCCATCGCCGGCGGGCTGTTCATCCTGCCCTTCTTCCTGCTTTCGGCACTGTCGGGACAGTTGGCCGACGCGATCGACAAGACCCGGATCGTGCGCGCCGTGAAGAATGCCGAGATCGGGATCATGCTCGTCGGCGCCGGCGGCCTGATGCTCCACAACGTCCCGCTGATGCTGGTCGCGCTGACCGCCATGGGGGTCCACTCGACCTTTTTCGGACCCATCAAATATGCCCTCCTGCCCCAGCACCTGGAGGCGGACGAGGTGCTCGGCGGAACGGGCCTGGTCGAAGCCGGCACCTACATCGCCATCCTGGGCGGGACCATCCTGGGCGGCATCCTGGTCGTCGAGCAGTCGGACGGCAGCTACCATGCGGGCCTGGCCGCGGCGGGCGTGCTGGTGGTGGCGGTGCTCGGGCGTATCGCTGGGCAGTTCGTGCCGCCCGCCCCGCCGGTCGACGAGCCGGAGGACGAGGGCTTTCCGGCACGCGGGCTCGACTGGCACATCCTGCGCGCGTCGATCCGGCTGGTCCGCGCTACCCTGCACATCCCGCGCCTGTTCCTGGCGATCATGGCGATCAGCTTCTTCTGGGCGATCGGCGCCGTGCTCGCCGCGCAATTCCCGCCACTGGTCAAGAATGTGTTCAACGGGAGCCAGAGTGTCGCGACCCTGTTCCTGGCCATCTTCTCGGTCGGGGTGGCGGTAGGATCGCTGGTGATCAACCGCCTGCTCAAGGGAGAGGTGTCGGCGCGCTTCGCACCTGCCTCGGCGCTGCTGATGGGCGCGTTCGTGTTCGTGCTCTACCTGTTGGCGCGCACCTGGCCGCAAGGTTCGGGGTCGCTGATCGACGTGTCGGTCTTCCTGACGAACAAGAAGGCCTGGTGGGTCATCGCGACCCTGTTCGGGGTGGCGGTCGCGGGCGGCATGTTCGTGGTGCCGCTCTACGCGTTCCTGACCACCACCGTGCCAAAGTCGGAGACAGCGCGGACGGTCGCGGCGAACAATATCGTCAATGCCGGGGCGATGGTGCTTGGCGCCGTGCTGCTGCTGGGCCTGACCTGGCTGGGCGTGTCGATCGCCGGAACGCTGCTGCTGGTCTCGGCGGGGACGGTGGTTTCAGCCTGGCTAGGCTGGAAGCTCCACCTCGCCTGCGATTAA
- the katG gene encoding catalase/peroxidase HPI produces the protein MDAKTGDLSGGCPIHQPSQTRSLLGRQNKDWWPEALPVDILHQGGRSPDPLGSDFDYAEAFNALDYNALKADLTALMTDSQPWWPADYGNYGPFFIRMAWHAAGTYRTADGRGGANSGQQRFAPLNSWPDNGNLDKARRLLWPIKRKYGKNISWADLFILAGNVAIESMGGPVFGFGGGRRDVFEPERDIYWGAEEQWVAADETRIQPDREKELENPLAAIQMGLIYVNPEGPGGNPDPLQSARDIKITFERMAMNHEETVALTAGGHTFGKAHGAGDPSHVGPAPEGADIAMMGLGWTSTHESGMGEHTITSGIEGAWVNTPTEWSENYFRLLLDYEYELVRSPAGAQQWQPINQREEDMAPDAHVPGKKVPTMMTTADMALKVDPEFRVISEKFRNDHEAFKDAFARAWFKLTHRDMGPKVRYLGPEVPAEDLIWQDPVPQGSKPSDADVAAFKDKVLNSGLTISQLVKTAWASASSYRVSDHRGGANGARIRLEPQRNWAVNEPEELGRVLAKLEELRGSLSMADAIVLAGTAAVEKAARDAGFNVEVPFSGGRGDATQDWTDVESFDVMEPAADGFRNYLKTKHSVKTEELLLDKAALLGLSAPEMTVLVGGLRVLGATYQNKKEGVLTDRVGQLTNDFFVNLLDNDTFWEVVDTSADEEFIGYKREGREEKWRATRTDLIFGANSQLRATAEVYAERGNEELFVRHFVAAWTKVMNADRFDLLGKAQVSADQAGDGSYRGA, from the coding sequence ATGGACGCGAAAACCGGCGATCTTTCCGGCGGCTGCCCGATTCACCAGCCAAGCCAGACCCGTTCGCTGCTGGGTCGCCAGAACAAGGATTGGTGGCCCGAGGCGCTGCCCGTCGACATTCTCCACCAGGGCGGGCGCTCGCCCGATCCGCTGGGCTCGGATTTCGATTACGCCGAGGCGTTCAACGCGCTCGACTATAATGCGCTGAAGGCCGACCTCACCGCGCTGATGACCGACAGCCAGCCCTGGTGGCCGGCCGACTATGGCAATTACGGTCCTTTCTTTATCCGCATGGCCTGGCACGCGGCGGGCACCTACCGCACCGCCGATGGCCGCGGCGGGGCCAATAGCGGGCAGCAGCGCTTCGCGCCGCTCAACAGCTGGCCGGACAACGGCAACCTCGACAAGGCCCGCCGCCTGCTGTGGCCGATCAAGCGGAAGTACGGCAAGAACATCAGCTGGGCCGACCTGTTCATCCTGGCGGGCAACGTCGCCATCGAGAGCATGGGCGGACCGGTGTTCGGCTTCGGCGGCGGTCGCCGCGATGTGTTCGAGCCGGAACGCGACATCTACTGGGGCGCCGAGGAGCAGTGGGTCGCGGCCGACGAAACCCGCATCCAGCCCGACCGTGAGAAGGAACTGGAGAACCCGCTGGCGGCGATCCAGATGGGCCTCATCTACGTCAATCCGGAAGGCCCGGGCGGCAACCCCGACCCGCTGCAGTCCGCGCGCGACATCAAGATCACCTTCGAGCGCATGGCAATGAACCATGAGGAGACGGTGGCACTGACCGCTGGCGGCCACACCTTCGGCAAGGCGCATGGCGCCGGCGATCCGAGTCATGTCGGCCCTGCGCCGGAGGGCGCGGACATTGCGATGATGGGCCTTGGCTGGACCAGCACGCACGAGAGCGGGATGGGCGAGCATACCATCACCAGCGGCATCGAAGGCGCGTGGGTCAACACGCCGACCGAGTGGTCGGAGAACTACTTCCGCCTGCTGCTCGACTATGAATATGAACTGGTCCGCTCGCCGGCCGGTGCGCAGCAGTGGCAGCCGATCAATCAGCGCGAAGAGGACATGGCGCCGGACGCTCATGTGCCGGGCAAGAAGGTCCCGACCATGATGACCACTGCCGACATGGCGCTGAAGGTCGATCCGGAATTCCGCGTGATCAGCGAGAAGTTCCGCAACGACCACGAGGCGTTCAAGGACGCTTTTGCCCGCGCCTGGTTCAAGCTGACTCACCGCGACATGGGTCCGAAGGTCCGTTACCTCGGACCGGAAGTGCCGGCCGAGGACCTGATCTGGCAGGATCCGGTGCCGCAGGGTTCGAAGCCGTCCGACGCCGACGTCGCTGCGTTCAAGGACAAGGTCCTGAACTCGGGCCTGACGATCAGCCAGCTGGTCAAGACGGCGTGGGCCTCGGCCTCCTCCTACCGCGTGTCGGATCACCGGGGCGGCGCCAATGGCGCGCGCATCCGCCTGGAGCCGCAGCGCAACTGGGCGGTGAACGAGCCGGAAGAGCTCGGCCGCGTGCTTGCCAAGCTCGAGGAGCTGCGTGGCAGCCTGTCGATGGCGGACGCCATCGTGCTGGCCGGCACGGCGGCGGTGGAGAAGGCGGCGCGCGACGCCGGCTTCAACGTCGAGGTGCCGTTCAGCGGTGGCCGCGGCGATGCCACCCAGGACTGGACCGACGTCGAGAGCTTCGACGTGATGGAGCCGGCGGCCGATGGCTTCCGCAATTATCTCAAGACCAAGCACAGCGTGAAGACGGAGGAGCTGCTGCTCGACAAGGCGGCGCTGCTCGGTCTGTCCGCACCGGAAATGACGGTGCTGGTCGGCGGCCTGCGGGTCCTCGGCGCGACCTACCAGAACAAGAAGGAAGGCGTGCTGACCGACCGTGTCGGGCAACTGACCAATGACTTCTTCGTCAATCTGCTGGACAACGACACCTTCTGGGAAGTGGTCGACACCAGCGCTGACGAGGAGTTCATCGGTTACAAGCGCGAGGGTCGTGAGGAGAAGTGGCGGGCCACCCGGACCGACCTCATCTTCGGAGCCAACAGCCAGCTTCGCGCCACCGCCGAAGTCTATGCCGAGCGCGGCAATGAAGAGCTGTTCGTGCGGCACTTCGTCGCCGCCTGGACCAAGGTGATGAACGCCGACCGCTTCGACCTGCTGGGCAAGGCGCAGGTCTCGGCCGACCAGGCCGGCGACGGCTCCTACCGCGGAGCCTAG
- a CDS encoding integration host factor subunit beta, producing MIRSELVNKLCGDFPDLTQREVETVVAALFDSITEQLADNGRVELRGFGAFSTRQRDARVGRNPRTGASVDVDAKCVPYFKPGKEMRERLNLSEVTAEAE from the coding sequence ATGATCCGGTCGGAACTGGTCAACAAGCTGTGTGGAGATTTCCCGGACCTTACCCAGCGTGAGGTCGAGACCGTGGTCGCGGCCCTGTTCGACTCCATCACGGAGCAGCTGGCCGACAATGGCCGGGTCGAGCTTCGCGGCTTCGGGGCCTTCTCGACGCGCCAGCGCGACGCCCGGGTCGGCCGCAATCCGCGCACCGGGGCCAGCGTCGATGTCGACGCCAAGTGCGTTCCCTATTTCAAGCCGGGCAAGGAGATGCGTGAGCGTCTCAACCTGTCCGAGGTGACGGCCGAGGCCGAGTAA
- a CDS encoding TetR family transcriptional regulator has translation MSIKPLARKRVSPEESRAAALEAARTLLIRDGAAAVTLQRVAMIVGRTHANLLHHFGSAAGLQQAMAEDIAHTVSASIEGAIEQRRRGEASERDVIDAMFDAFRREGAGELIGWIALTRQRQALQPVIATIERIIRTMRAAGDPRPVDQMTLGLTLLAIGDSLAGEEIARACGLDREKVRDVAIRQIEALAGEALRP, from the coding sequence ATGTCAATAAAACCCCTCGCCCGTAAAAGAGTTTCGCCGGAGGAAAGCCGCGCCGCCGCACTGGAAGCCGCGCGCACCCTGCTGATCCGGGATGGCGCGGCGGCGGTGACCCTGCAGCGCGTGGCGATGATCGTCGGCCGAACCCACGCCAACCTGCTCCACCACTTCGGCTCGGCTGCGGGCCTCCAGCAGGCCATGGCCGAGGATATCGCCCACACCGTCTCAGCCTCGATCGAGGGCGCCATCGAGCAGCGCCGCCGCGGCGAGGCGAGCGAGCGTGACGTCATCGACGCCATGTTCGACGCCTTCCGCCGCGAAGGCGCGGGCGAGCTCATCGGCTGGATCGCGCTCACCCGCCAGCGCCAGGCACTTCAGCCGGTCATTGCCACCATCGAGCGGATCATCCGCACCATGCGGGCGGCGGGCGACCCGCGCCCGGTCGACCAGATGACGCTGGGCCTGACGCTCCTTGCCATCGGCGACAGCCTGGCCGGCGAGGAGATTGCACGCGCCTGCGGGTTGGATCGCGAAAAGGTCCGCGATGTCGCCATTCGCCAGATCGAAGCACTCGCCGGCGAGGCGCTTCGCCCCTAG
- a CDS encoding peroxiredoxin: MLTVGDRLPPLVVPVQRGVAAAPAEKTIDLGETRGQWRVLFYWPRDFTFVCPTEIVAFGALKGPFAAHDAMLIGASTDTAEQHFAWRRSDEQLAAADFPWIADHERVLARALGILDASEQVALRATFIVDPAGVIQHVSVNSLNVGRNPHETLRVLAAIQTGEPCGANWLEGEPTLPRPA; this comes from the coding sequence ATGCTGACGGTTGGAGATCGCCTGCCACCATTGGTGGTGCCGGTGCAGCGTGGGGTCGCAGCGGCGCCCGCGGAGAAGACCATCGACCTGGGCGAGACACGAGGGCAGTGGCGGGTGCTATTCTACTGGCCGCGCGACTTCACCTTTGTTTGCCCGACCGAGATCGTGGCCTTCGGCGCCCTGAAGGGTCCCTTCGCCGCGCACGATGCGATGTTGATTGGAGCATCGACCGATACCGCCGAGCAGCATTTCGCCTGGCGTCGTTCCGACGAGCAACTGGCGGCGGCGGATTTCCCGTGGATTGCCGATCATGAGCGGGTGCTGGCGCGGGCGCTCGGAATCCTCGACGCCAGTGAGCAGGTCGCGCTGAGAGCGACCTTCATCGTCGACCCTGCCGGCGTGATCCAGCATGTGTCGGTGAACAGCCTGAACGTCGGCCGCAACCCGCACGAGACGCTGCGCGTGCTGGCCGCTATCCAGACGGGTGAGCCGTGCGGGGCGAATTGGCTGGAGGGCGAGCCGACCCTGCCCCGCCCGGCCTAG
- the rpsA gene encoding 30S ribosomal protein S1 — protein MATAAFPTRDDFAAMLNESLGGENEAFEGRVVKGTVTGIENDLAVIDVGLKSEGRVPLREFALPGQKAELKVGDEVEVFVDRVENANGEAMLSRDRARREAAWDKLEKEFEAGNRVDGVIFGRVKGGFTVDLGGAVAFLPGSQVDIRPVRDVQPLMDLPQPFQVLKMDRRRGNIVVSRRAILEETRAEQRSGLIQSLAEEQVIEGVVKNITDYGAFVDLGGIDGLLHVTDISYKRVNHPSEVLNIGDTVKVQIVRINRETQRISLGMKQLESDPWEGAAAKYPIEGTFRGRVTNITEYGAFVELEPGIEGLVHVSEMSWTKKNVHPGKIVSTSQEVDVKVLEVDQEKRRISLGLKQAQSNPWHDFADKHPVGSTVEGEVKNATEFGLFVGLDGDVDGMVHMSDIAWGVSGEEALQLHHKGERVQAVVLDVDVEKERISLGMKQLERGGVAVGGGTGSGANKGETVTVTVLEVRDGGLEVQIGDDGATGFIKRNDLGRDRDEQRPERFQVGQKFDALVTGYDRSKKPTFSIKALQIAEEKQAVAQYGSSDSGASLGDILGQALKEAQGKTKK, from the coding sequence ATGGCCACTGCGGCTTTTCCGACCCGCGACGATTTCGCGGCAATGCTCAATGAATCGCTTGGCGGCGAGAACGAGGCCTTCGAGGGCCGCGTCGTCAAGGGCACCGTCACCGGGATCGAGAACGACCTGGCGGTGATCGACGTCGGCCTCAAGAGCGAAGGCCGGGTTCCCCTGCGTGAGTTCGCCCTCCCCGGCCAGAAGGCCGAGTTGAAGGTCGGCGACGAAGTCGAGGTGTTCGTCGACCGGGTCGAGAACGCCAACGGCGAAGCGATGCTCAGCCGCGACCGCGCCCGCCGCGAAGCCGCCTGGGACAAGCTTGAAAAGGAATTCGAGGCCGGCAACCGCGTCGACGGCGTGATCTTCGGCCGCGTCAAGGGCGGCTTCACTGTCGACCTCGGCGGCGCCGTGGCGTTCCTGCCCGGCAGCCAGGTCGACATCCGCCCGGTCCGCGACGTCCAGCCGCTGATGGATCTGCCGCAGCCCTTCCAGGTGCTGAAGATGGATCGCCGCCGCGGCAACATCGTCGTCTCGCGCCGCGCTATTCTGGAAGAGACCCGCGCCGAGCAGCGTTCGGGCCTGATCCAGAGCCTGGCCGAAGAGCAGGTGATCGAGGGCGTGGTGAAGAACATCACCGACTACGGCGCCTTCGTGGATCTCGGCGGCATCGACGGCCTGCTGCACGTCACCGACATCAGCTACAAGCGCGTCAACCACCCGTCGGAAGTGCTCAACATCGGCGACACGGTGAAGGTGCAGATCGTCCGCATCAACCGTGAGACCCAGCGCATCAGCCTCGGCATGAAGCAGCTCGAAAGCGATCCGTGGGAGGGCGCCGCTGCCAAGTATCCGATCGAGGGTACCTTCCGCGGCCGCGTCACCAACATCACCGAATATGGCGCCTTCGTCGAACTGGAGCCGGGCATCGAAGGCCTGGTCCACGTCTCGGAGATGAGCTGGACCAAGAAGAACGTCCACCCGGGCAAGATCGTCAGCACCTCGCAGGAGGTGGACGTCAAGGTGCTCGAGGTCGATCAGGAGAAGCGCCGGATCTCGCTCGGCCTCAAGCAGGCCCAGAGCAATCCGTGGCACGATTTCGCGGACAAGCACCCGGTGGGCTCGACCGTCGAAGGCGAAGTCAAGAACGCGACCGAGTTCGGCCTGTTCGTCGGCCTCGACGGCGACGTCGATGGCATGGTCCACATGTCGGACATCGCCTGGGGCGTGTCGGGCGAGGAAGCGCTGCAGCTGCATCACAAGGGTGAGCGGGTGCAGGCGGTCGTTCTCGACGTCGACGTCGAGAAGGAGCGCATCAGCCTCGGCATGAAGCAGCTCGAGCGCGGCGGCGTGGCCGTCGGCGGCGGCACCGGCAGCGGCGCCAACAAGGGCGAGACGGTCACCGTCACCGTCCTCGAGGTCCGCGACGGCGGCCTGGAAGTGCAGATCGGCGACGATGGCGCGACCGGCTTCATCAAGCGCAACGATCTTGGCCGCGACCGCGACGAGCAGCGTCCGGAGCGGTTCCAGGTCGGCCAGAAGTTCGACGCCCTGGTCACCGGCTACGACCGGTCCAAGAAGCCGACCTTCTCGATCAAGGCGCTGCAGATCGCCGAAGAGAAGCAGGCGGTCGCCCAGTACGGTTCGAGCGACAGCGGCGCGAGCCTTGGTGACATCCTTGGCCAGGCGCTCAAGGAAGCTCAGGGCAAGACCAAGAAGTAA
- a CDS encoding hydrogen peroxide-inducible genes activator, producing MSNYLPTLRQLQYLVALHDHGHFGRAADACFVTQSTLSAALRELETLLGAIMVERTRRVIRFTPLGLRVVDKARQVLREAEELADLASAERTPLTGDLRLGVIPTIAPFLLPTLLPKLRAEFPGLKLYLREETSQAACDGLRRGQLDCVLLATPYHCGDVEEAALFTDELMVAVPAGEATGESIAPDDIAAGRLLLLEDGHCLKDHVLSACNRPDLRSSAMMLGTSLHTLVQMVDNDLGVTLVPRMAVEAGLLDGTGVRVRPLAADHASRTIALVWRRGSARSAEFQLLADALRRNANRAEQRQAA from the coding sequence ATGAGCAACTACCTCCCCACCCTGCGCCAGCTGCAATATCTGGTCGCACTTCACGACCATGGCCATTTCGGCCGCGCTGCCGACGCTTGCTTCGTTACCCAATCAACCCTTTCCGCCGCCTTGCGCGAACTCGAAACCCTACTCGGCGCGATCATGGTCGAACGCACCCGCCGGGTGATCCGGTTCACTCCGCTCGGGCTGCGCGTGGTGGACAAGGCCCGCCAGGTGCTGCGCGAGGCGGAAGAGCTGGCCGATCTCGCCTCGGCCGAGCGCACCCCGCTGACAGGCGATCTTCGTCTCGGCGTCATCCCGACCATTGCCCCCTTCCTCCTGCCGACCCTGCTGCCGAAGCTGCGCGCCGAGTTCCCCGGCCTCAAGCTCTACCTGCGCGAAGAGACCAGCCAGGCGGCCTGCGACGGCCTTCGCCGTGGCCAGCTCGACTGCGTTCTGCTGGCGACGCCCTACCATTGCGGCGACGTCGAAGAGGCGGCGCTGTTCACCGACGAGCTGATGGTGGCGGTGCCCGCCGGGGAGGCCACGGGAGAGAGCATCGCGCCGGACGACATCGCCGCCGGTCGGCTGCTGCTGCTCGAGGACGGACATTGCCTCAAGGACCACGTCCTGTCCGCCTGCAATCGTCCCGACCTGCGCTCTTCGGCGATGATGCTTGGCACTTCTCTGCACACGCTGGTGCAGATGGTCGACAATGACCTGGGCGTCACGCTGGTGCCGCGGATGGCGGTGGAGGCCGGCCTGCTCGACGGTACCGGGGTCCGTGTGCGGCCACTGGCGGCGGATCACGCGAGCCGCACCATCGCCCTTGTCTGGCGGCGCGGCTCCGCCCGCTCCGCGGAGTTCCAGCTCCTTGCTGACGCATTGCGCCGCAACGCCAACCGGGCTGAGCAGCGCCAGGCTGCATAG
- the rplU gene encoding 50S ribosomal protein L21, with amino-acid sequence MFAIVRTGGKQYRVAPGDKIVVEKLDGNAGDSITLSDVLLAGDGSDLKSVDGLTVAAEIVAQAKGEKVVVFKKRRRHNYRRKKGHRQQHTILRITAVGDQKAEKSAPKKAAAAPTAAAPATGAGEATPAKAPRKSKAASNPAPEDAVSNEGVAPADAGTEATHEVSTQDAAPAKKSKKAPAANPTEEK; translated from the coding sequence ATGTTCGCAATCGTGCGCACGGGCGGCAAGCAATATCGCGTCGCCCCCGGAGACAAGATCGTCGTCGAGAAGCTGGACGGCAATGCCGGTGACAGCATCACCCTCTCCGATGTGCTGCTCGCCGGTGACGGCTCTGACCTCAAGAGCGTCGATGGCCTGACCGTCGCCGCCGAGATCGTGGCCCAGGCCAAGGGTGAGAAGGTCGTCGTCTTCAAGAAGCGCCGCCGTCACAATTATCGCCGCAAGAAGGGCCATCGTCAGCAGCACACCATCCTGCGCATCACCGCGGTGGGCGACCAGAAGGCTGAGAAGAGCGCGCCGAAGAAGGCCGCGGCTGCTCCGACCGCTGCCGCTCCAGCCACTGGTGCCGGGGAAGCCACTCCGGCCAAGGCGCCGCGCAAGTCCAAGGCCGCCAGCAACCCGGCGCCCGAAGATGCAGTGAGCAACGAGGGCGTCGCTCCGGCCGACGCGGGCACCGAGGCGACGCATGAAGTGTCGACTCAGGATGCTGCACCTGCTAAGAAATCCAAGAAGGCCCCTGCGGCCAACCCGACCGAAGAGAAGTAA
- a CDS encoding metal-dependent hydrolase, producing the protein MTVATLNRTTPTPPDLTITPRDLRFGREERTARWWLNGDPYETAIYNALSATFPLGEANFIETVRAFRDHADERLAGEIKAFTTQEVIHSREHVAFNKRATDAGFDLRPLEQAVEDSLVELRAKPPIVGLMSTMCLEHFTAIIAHELLATPRHLAGADQATSDMWRWHAVEEIEHKGVAYDTWLAVTAKMPRFKRWKLKSMMMLLVTKNFVKHRTEGALELLRQDGLTGRKVWWTLQWKMWGSPGVFRKVAGGWFKFFLPGFHPWNEDDRALIKGWEQTYPYLQVPPKKRVRGAL; encoded by the coding sequence ATGACCGTTGCAACCCTGAACCGAACGACGCCGACGCCGCCGGACTTGACCATCACGCCCCGCGACCTGCGGTTCGGGCGAGAGGAACGGACAGCGCGCTGGTGGCTGAACGGCGATCCCTATGAGACCGCCATCTATAACGCCCTGTCGGCGACCTTCCCGCTGGGCGAGGCCAATTTCATCGAAACGGTGCGGGCATTTCGTGACCATGCCGACGAACGGCTGGCGGGCGAGATCAAGGCCTTCACCACGCAGGAAGTGATTCACAGCCGCGAGCATGTGGCCTTCAACAAGCGTGCGACGGATGCCGGCTTCGACCTCCGGCCGCTCGAGCAGGCCGTCGAGGACAGCCTGGTCGAGCTACGGGCCAAGCCGCCGATCGTCGGGCTCATGTCGACCATGTGCCTGGAGCATTTCACTGCCATCATCGCCCATGAATTGCTGGCGACGCCGCGCCACCTGGCCGGCGCGGACCAGGCCACCTCTGACATGTGGCGGTGGCATGCGGTGGAGGAGATCGAGCACAAGGGTGTGGCTTACGACACCTGGCTGGCCGTGACCGCGAAGATGCCGCGGTTTAAGCGCTGGAAGCTCAAGTCCATGATGATGCTGCTGGTCACGAAGAATTTCGTGAAGCACCGAACGGAAGGCGCACTGGAGCTGTTGCGCCAGGACGGCCTGACCGGCCGCAAGGTGTGGTGGACGCTGCAGTGGAAGATGTGGGGTTCGCCCGGCGTCTTCCGGAAGGTGGCCGGGGGCTGGTTCAAGTTCTTCCTGCCAGGGTTCCACCCGTGGAACGAGGATGACCGTGCGCTGATCAAGGGATGGGAGCAGACCTATCCCTACCTGCAGGTGCCGCCCAAGAAGCGCGTTCGCGGCGCTCTCTAA